DNA from Petropleomorpha daqingensis:
TGCCGGTGGTCCGCAGCCAGCCGAGGAAGATGTCGCTGGCCTGCTGCATCAGCCGCTGGCCCGCGACCACCCGCTGGCCCTGGTTGGTGTACTTGCTCTTGCCGACGTAGTCGGCGTGCACCGAGGGTGCGGCCTCCTTGACCTGCAGCAGCAGCGGGTCGTCCTCGTCGCGGCCGACGAGCAGCACGACCCAGCAGCGGGTGCCGACGCTGCCGACGCCGACGACCTTGCGGGCCATGTCGACGAACGAGTAGCGCTCCAGCAGCGTCCGGCGGTCGGACTGCAGCGTTCCCCGGTACTGGCGGATCAGGGTCCGGAAGGCCGACTGGAGGTCGTCCAGCGCCGGGCTGTCCGCCGGCATCAGGTCCCGCAGCGGCTCGAGCAGCGGTGGCTCGGCGCGGATCTGCAGCCGGCCGTCGACCACCTCGGTGAGCTTGCCGAACGCCTGGAGGGTGTCGCGCGTCCGTGCCTTCTCCAAGGCCTTCGCCAGTCGCTTGCGGGGACCGGGGTCGAGCTGCGTGGCCAGTTGCTGCTGCAGTTCCACGGCGTCGATCCGCGAGTACCAGACCTCGATGTCCCGGGCCTGCGCGAACTCGGCCATCGCCTCGCGGTAGCGCGCGGTGGCGGCGAGGGCGTGGAGGCGTCGCTCCTTGCGCCCGATGCCGAGGCCGCGCCCGGCGATCACGATGCTGGCCACCAGCCGCTTGACGTCGTGCTCGAAGGGCCCGGGCAGCGTCTCGTCGAAGTCGTTGGCGTCGAACACCAGCCGCCGCTCCGGCGAGCCGTAGAGCCCGAAGTTGGACACGTGCGCGTCCCCGCACATCTGCACGGTGAGCCCGGACCGGGGTGCGGTGGCCAGATCGGAGGCCATGACCCGGGCGGCCCCGCGGTAGAAGGCGAACGGGGACGCCAGCATCCGCCCGTACCGGATGGGGCCGAGCTCGGGCAGCCGGTCGGCGGCCTGCTCCTGCAGCAGGGTCAGCGCGTCCGGCGAGGCCGGTGTCCGGGTGACCTGCGCGTGCGACTCCAGCGGCCGGGTCGCGCGCAGCGCCTTGCCCGTGGCGCGCCGTTCCTTCGGGGTCGGGCGCCGGGTCTTCTCGGCGGTCTGCTCGGCGGTCTGCGGTGGCAGCACGGTCAGCATGTCGACCTCACCTCGTCCACGAGGGCACCGGCGTTCGTCACGAACGCCGTGATGGCGGTCCCGGCGGCGGCCAGCGTCTGGGCCGACGCGCCCGACGCGGCCGCCTCGACGGCGTCGCGCGCGGCGTCGGCGTCGGCCTGCACGCTGTCGACGTCGTCGGAGTAGGTGGCGCGCGCGTCGTCGGCGAACTGCGCCCAGTCGTCCTGGACCTTCGTCCACGCCGCCTGCAGCGAGTCGGTGCCCTCCTGGACCACCTGCACGTCGGCCAGCGACGACAGCGACGAGCGCAGCGAGTCGGCCGAGGCGCAGACCGCCGGCGAGCCGGACGTCGCCGCCGTCGACGTCGCCGACGACGAGGCCGCCGACGTCGTGTCGCCCGACGAGCAGCCGGACAGCGCCAGGACCAGGGAGCCGAGCCCGGCCACGAGCGCCGCCGCTGCTGTCCGCATGCACCGACCGTGCCGGTTCCGGACGACGAGTGGCGTCATCCCCGGGGGATGAGGTAGCTGCCCGCCGCGGCGCGCGAGTCTCGAACTCCCAGTTGGGACCGCCCCGGGGAGGAAGCCGGCATGGCCGCGAACGTCTCCAGCTCCTACACGGACGCCACGCCGTCCAAGCACACCGGCGTGCGCGTCGCGGTCGGCCTGCTCGGCCTGGCCGCCCTGGTCATCGGGATCGTGCTGCTGTTCAACCCCGTCGCCGCCGCGAAGACGCTGGCCCTGCTCATCGGGCTCTCGCTCCTGATCGGGGGCCTGCTCGAGATCGCGGTCGGCTGGGATTCCGGTCGCCGGTGGGCGTCGGTCGTGCTCGGCGCCATCCTCGTGATCGGCGGGATCCTCGCCGCGGCGTGGCCCGGGGCCACGCTGTTCACCGTCGCCTTCATCACCGGGCTCTCGCTCATCGTGCACGGCGCGGTCCGGGTCGGGGTCGCGATCGTGGCCCGGCGCGAGATCCCCGGCTGGGGCTGGCTCGCCCTGGCCGGCGCGGTGAACGTCCTCATCGGCGTCATCGCCATCGCCTGGCCGCAGGCAACCGTGTTCGTCCTGTCCTTCGTCCTCGGCCTGCAGATCGCCGTCTTCGGGCTGCTGCTCCTCTGCGCGGCCTTCCTGCGACCCGGAGCGCGCACCGGCGCGCACACGGGCTGACCACCCCCTCCACACCGACCGAAGGAGTCGACATGGGACTGCTCCGCGGGATGGCCCGCACCGCCGTCGTCGCCGGGACGGCGACCGCCGTGTCCAACCGCGTCTCGCGGCGTCAGGCCAACCGGTGGGCCAACCAGGAGGCGCAGAGCGCGCCCCAGGAGTACTACTCCGACCCCGCGCCGGCGCCCCAGGCACCGGCCGGGACCGACACCAACACCAAGCTCGCCCAGCTGCGCGAGCTCGGGCAGCTGCACGACTCCGGCGTCCTGGACGACGCGGAGTTCGAGCTGCAGAAGAGCCGGATCCTCAATTCCTGACCCCGGACCGACCGGCCCGGCCGACACCCACCCGAGGAGATGTAGATGGCCACGATGACCGTCTGGAAGTTCCCCACCGCCGAAGGAGCGGCCGTCGCGGAGGCGACGCTGAAGGACCTGCAGCGCCAGGAGCTGATCCAGATCCACGACGCCGCGATCGTCAGCTACCCCGCCGGGGCCAAGAAGCCCAAGACCCGTCAGCTGGCCAGCCTGGCCGGGGCGGGCGCGCTCGGTGGCGCCTTCTGGGGCATGCTCTTCGGCCTGATCTTCTTCATCCCGCTGCTCGGCCTGGCGATCGGCGCCGGCATCGGCGCGCTCACCGGCAGCATGACCGACGTCGGGATCGACGACTCGTTCATCAAGAAGATGCGCGAGGAGATCCAGCCCGGCACCTCCGCGCTGTTCGTCCTGTCGTCGAACGCCGTGGTCGACCGGGTGAAGGAGGCCTTCGAGGGCCAGCACATGGTGCTCGTCGAGAGCAACCTGTCCCGCGAGCAGGAGGACAAGCTGCACGAGGTGTTCTCCGACGAGGAGGCCACCGCGACCGCCTGATCGACCACGGGCATCCGGGCCCGGCCGCCGACGGCGGCCGGGCCCGGCTCGTGCTCAGTGGTGGAACCCGCTCGGCTGCACCTCGTGCGGCATCGGCGAGGCAAGGTCGTCCAGCCAGCGCAGCGCGGTGCGCAGGTCGCGGAGGAACAGCTCGGCCATGTCGTGGGAGAAGCCGTTGCGGACGACGACCCGCAGCACGGCGAGGTCCTCGCGCTTGGGCGGCATCGTGTACGCCGGCACCAGCCAGCCGCTCTCGCGCAGCTTCCGGGACAGGTCGAAGACGTCGTACTTCGTCACCTCGGGAGCGAGCGCGAACGTGACGACGGGGAGGTCCGTGCCGTCGGAGATCACGTCGAACTCCGGCATGGTCTTCAACGTCCGGGCGATGTGCACGGCGACGTCCTGGCAGGTGCGCTGGACCAGCCCGTAGCCCTCCTTGCCGAGCCGGAGGAACTGGTAGTACTGCAGCACCACCTGCGCGCCCGGCCGCGAGAAGTTGAGGGCGAAGGTCGGCATGTCGCCGCCCAGGTAGTTCACGTGGAAGACGAGGGACTCGGGCAGGTGCTCGGCGTCGCGCCAGAGGACCCAGCCCACCCCCGGGTACACGAGGCCGAACTTGTGGCCGGACGCCTGGATCGAGACCACGCGGGGGAGCCGGAAGTCCCAGACCACCTCGGGCTGCAGGAACGGCGCGATGAAGCCGCCGGAGGCGGCGTCGACGTGCACCGGCACCGAGACGCCGGTCGAGCGCTCGTACTCGTCCAGGACGGCGCAGATCTCCTGGACCGGCTCGTAGCTGCCGTCCATGGTCGAGCCCAGGACCGCCACGACGCCGATGGTGTTCTCGTCGACGTGCTCGAGCAGCCGGTCGGCGGTGAGGTGGAAGACGTTGCCCTCCAGCGGGACGTAGCGCGGGTCGACCTCCCAGTAGTTGGCGAACTTCTCCCACACGACCTGCACGTTGCCGCCCATGACGATGTTCGGGCGGTCCGTGGGCTTGCCGGCCTCCTGGCGCGCCTGCTGCCAGCGGCGCTTCATGGCCAGCCCGGCGAGCATGCAGCCCTCGGAGCTGCCGGTCGTCGAGGTGCCGACGCTCTGCTCGGCGTGCGGGGCGTGCCACAGGTCCCCGAGCATGCGCACGCACCGCGCCTCGATCTCCGCCGTCTGCGGGTACTCGTCCTTGTCGATCATGTTCTTGTCGGCGGTCGCGGTGTAGAGCCGGTCGGCCTCCTCGTCCATCCAGGTGGTGACGAAGGTGGCCAGGTTGAACCGGGCGTTCCCGTCGAGCATCACCTCGTCGCAGACGATCTGGTAGGCGGTCTGCGGGAGCATGACGTGGTCGGGGATGCGGTCCCTCGGGACCTCGACCATCCCGCTGCGCGTGAACCGCGGCAGCAGGGCCTGCTCCTCATCGGGCCTCCGGCTCTTCCACACGGCCATGGCTCGGCGTCCTCTCGTTCGGCGGAGATGCCAGGCTCGTCGGGCCGCGCACGGGGCTGCCTCATCCGCGAGGGACGAGGTCGGCCGACCGGGCGGCTGGTCTCATCCGGGGCCATGACGGCAGGCGGACGACGGCACCTGCCCACCCGCGAGCGGACGATGGCGCTGGCCTTCGCGATCGGGTCGCTGTGCTTCCTCGTCGGGCCGTTCCCCGGGTACCTCGACCTGGTCGGCCCGGCCGCCGACGCGGTCACCTTCTTCGTCGGGTCGGTGTTCTTCACCGTCGGCGGCGGCCTGCAGACCTGGCTGGCCGCGCCGGACCGGCGGCTGCCGGGCGCCGGCCGGGCCGCGTGGTGGACGGCCGTCGTCCAGTCGGCGGGGACGCTGTTCTTCAACGTCACCACGTTCCGCGCGCTGCACACGGCGATCACCTCGCCCGACTACGACCACCTGGTCTGGCGTCCCGACGCGTTCGGGTCGGTCTGCTTCCTGGTCAGCGGGGTGATCGCCTACCGGGCCTCCGACCGTCGCGGCTGGTGGCCGCGGCGCGGCGGGCGCGGGTGGTGGCAGCCGGCCGTGAACCTCCTGGGCTGCGTCTTCTTCGGCGTCGCCGCGGTGGCCGGCTACGTCGTCCCTGCCCACGGGTCCGACCTCGACCTGGCCGCGGCGAACTGGACCACCGCCGCCGGGGCGGCCTGCTTCCTCGCCTGCGCGGTCGCCGGCCTGTTCGCCGGTCGTCAGGCGGCGGGACGGCTGACCAGCAGGACGGCGGCGGAGCGGGACGTCATGAGGTAGGCGTCCTTCACCCGCTCACCGGCCGGGTGCTGCACGCTCGTGTCCAGCACCACCTCCACGTCGAGGGCGCCGAGCCGGGCGGGCAGGACGAAGTCGACCGGGTCGGGTCCGGCGTTGAGGAGGAGCAGGTAGCTGTTCCCGCGGATCGGCCGGCCCTGCTCGTCGAGCTCGCTGATCTCCTCGCCGACCAGCAGCACGCCGAGGCCGTGCAGCTGGGTGCCCCAGTCGCCCTGCTGCATCTCCACCCCGGCCGGGCTGATCCAGTAGATGTCCTTGACGTCGCCGCCGGTGATGGGGCGGCCCTGGAAGAAGTTCCGGCGGCGGAAGACCGGCTCGGCGGCGCGCAGCGCCAGCAGCTGCCGGGTGAAGTCGACGAGCGCGCGGCGCTCGTCGTCCCACTCCCAGTCCAGCCACGTCAGCTCGTTGTCCTGGCAGTAGGCGTTGTTGTTGCCCTGCTGGGTGTGCCCGAACTCGTCGCCGGCCTGCAGCATCGGCACGCCCTGGCTCAGCACGAGCGTCAGCAGCAGGTTGCGCACCTGCCGGCGGCGCAGGGCGGTGATGTCGGCGTCCGTGGTCGGGCCCTCGACGCCGCAGTTCCAACTCGCGTTGTCGTCGGTGCCGTCCCGGTTGTCCTGCTGGTTGGCCTCGTTGTGCTTGCGCTCGTAGCTCACCAGGTCGGCGAGGGTGAACCCGTCGTGCACGGTGACGAAGTTGATGCTGGCGCTCGGCCGGCGGCCGTCGTCGCCGTAGAGGTCCGCCGACCCGGCCACCCGCGTGGCGAGGTCGCCCAGCTGCTGCGGTGCGCCGGCCCAGAAGCGGCGGACGGTGTCGCGGTAGCGGCCGTTCCACTCCGACCAGTTCACCGGGAAGTTGCCCACCTCGTACCCGCCGTCGCCGACGTCCCAGGGCTCGGCGACGAGGTACACCGGGGCCAGCACGGGGTCCTGCAGCAGCAGGTCGAAGAAGGAGGACAGCCGGTCGTAGGACCGGAACTCGCGGGCCAGCGCCGGGGCGAGGTCGAAGCGGAACCCGTCGACGTGCATCTCCTGGACCCAGTACCGCAGGCTGTCGGTGATCAGCTGCAGGGTCCGCGGATGCCCGACGTTGAGCGTGTTGCCGGTGCCGGTGACGTCGTAGGTGTACCGGCGCTGGTCGGCCAGGTGGTAGTAGGCGGCGTTGTCCAGCCCGCGGAAGGCCAGCGTCGGCCCCCGCTCGCTGCCCTCGGCCGTGTGGTTGTAGACGACGTCGAGCAGGACGGCGATCCCGGCGTCGTGCAGCGTCGCGACCATCGTCTTGAACTCGCGGACCACCCCGTGCGGATCGCGCGCCGCGGCCAGCCGCGGATCGGGCGCGAAGAAGCCCAGGGTGTTGTAGCCCCAGTAGTTGGACAGCCCCTGCTCGACGAGGAAGCGCTCGCTGACCCGGTAGTGCACCGGCAGCAGCTCGACCGCGGTGACCCCGAGGCCGACCAGGTGCTCGATCGCCGCCGGCGAGGCCAGGCCGGCGTAGGTGCCGCGCAGCGGCTCCGGGACGCCGGGGTGCCGCCGGGTGAAGCCCTTGACGTGCAGCTCGTAGACGACGGTGTCGGCGAGCGCACGCACCGGCCGGGAGTCGGTGCCCCAGGTGAACGCGGGATCGATCACCGCGGCGAGCGGGGCGGTGGCGGCCGAGTCGCGGAGGTTGAACGTGAGGTCGACGTCGGTGGCCCCGAGGTCGTAGCCGAACTGGCTGTCGTCGTGCCGGATGTCGCGCCCCACCGCCTTGGCGTACGGGT
Protein-coding regions in this window:
- a CDS encoding DUF2252 domain-containing protein codes for the protein MLTVLPPQTAEQTAEKTRRPTPKERRATGKALRATRPLESHAQVTRTPASPDALTLLQEQAADRLPELGPIRYGRMLASPFAFYRGAARVMASDLATAPRSGLTVQMCGDAHVSNFGLYGSPERRLVFDANDFDETLPGPFEHDVKRLVASIVIAGRGLGIGRKERRLHALAATARYREAMAEFAQARDIEVWYSRIDAVELQQQLATQLDPGPRKRLAKALEKARTRDTLQAFGKLTEVVDGRLQIRAEPPLLEPLRDLMPADSPALDDLQSAFRTLIRQYRGTLQSDRRTLLERYSFVDMARKVVGVGSVGTRCWVVLLVGRDEDDPLLLQVKEAAPSVHADYVGKSKYTNQGQRVVAGQRLMQQASDIFLGWLRTTGIDGVERDFYIRQLRDWKGSLEITDLRPDGLKTYGEVCAWCLARAHARSGDRFAISGYLGSSPAFDHALADFGEAYADINDSDHGALAAAVAAGRVAATPDV
- a CDS encoding HdeD family acid-resistance protein, producing MAANVSSSYTDATPSKHTGVRVAVGLLGLAALVIGIVLLFNPVAAAKTLALLIGLSLLIGGLLEIAVGWDSGRRWASVVLGAILVIGGILAAAWPGATLFTVAFITGLSLIVHGAVRVGVAIVARREIPGWGWLALAGAVNVLIGVIAIAWPQATVFVLSFVLGLQIAVFGLLLLCAAFLRPGARTGAHTG
- a CDS encoding SHOCT domain-containing protein; translated protein: MGLLRGMARTAVVAGTATAVSNRVSRRQANRWANQEAQSAPQEYYSDPAPAPQAPAGTDTNTKLAQLRELGQLHDSGVLDDAEFELQKSRILNS
- a CDS encoding DUF1269 domain-containing protein, with translation MATMTVWKFPTAEGAAVAEATLKDLQRQELIQIHDAAIVSYPAGAKKPKTRQLASLAGAGALGGAFWGMLFGLIFFIPLLGLAIGAGIGALTGSMTDVGIDDSFIKKMREEIQPGTSALFVLSSNAVVDRVKEAFEGQHMVLVESNLSREQEDKLHEVFSDEEATATA
- a CDS encoding glutamate decarboxylase is translated as MAVWKSRRPDEEQALLPRFTRSGMVEVPRDRIPDHVMLPQTAYQIVCDEVMLDGNARFNLATFVTTWMDEEADRLYTATADKNMIDKDEYPQTAEIEARCVRMLGDLWHAPHAEQSVGTSTTGSSEGCMLAGLAMKRRWQQARQEAGKPTDRPNIVMGGNVQVVWEKFANYWEVDPRYVPLEGNVFHLTADRLLEHVDENTIGVVAVLGSTMDGSYEPVQEICAVLDEYERSTGVSVPVHVDAASGGFIAPFLQPEVVWDFRLPRVVSIQASGHKFGLVYPGVGWVLWRDAEHLPESLVFHVNYLGGDMPTFALNFSRPGAQVVLQYYQFLRLGKEGYGLVQRTCQDVAVHIARTLKTMPEFDVISDGTDLPVVTFALAPEVTKYDVFDLSRKLRESGWLVPAYTMPPKREDLAVLRVVVRNGFSHDMAELFLRDLRTALRWLDDLASPMPHEVQPSGFHH
- the glgX gene encoding glycogen debranching protein GlgX produces the protein MRVHRGSHYPLGATWDGRGVNVAVFSEVAEQVELCLFDDPADTTETERIALPGSTGGIRHGYFPDLRPGQLYGLRASGPYRPQDGPRCNPNKLLFDPYAKAVGRDIRHDDSQFGYDLGATDVDLTFNLRDSAATAPLAAVIDPAFTWGTDSRPVRALADTVVYELHVKGFTRRHPGVPEPLRGTYAGLASPAAIEHLVGLGVTAVELLPVHYRVSERFLVEQGLSNYWGYNTLGFFAPDPRLAAARDPHGVVREFKTMVATLHDAGIAVLLDVVYNHTAEGSERGPTLAFRGLDNAAYYHLADQRRYTYDVTGTGNTLNVGHPRTLQLITDSLRYWVQEMHVDGFRFDLAPALAREFRSYDRLSSFFDLLLQDPVLAPVYLVAEPWDVGDGGYEVGNFPVNWSEWNGRYRDTVRRFWAGAPQQLGDLATRVAGSADLYGDDGRRPSASINFVTVHDGFTLADLVSYERKHNEANQQDNRDGTDDNASWNCGVEGPTTDADITALRRRQVRNLLLTLVLSQGVPMLQAGDEFGHTQQGNNNAYCQDNELTWLDWEWDDERRALVDFTRQLLALRAAEPVFRRRNFFQGRPITGGDVKDIYWISPAGVEMQQGDWGTQLHGLGVLLVGEEISELDEQGRPIRGNSYLLLLNAGPDPVDFVLPARLGALDVEVVLDTSVQHPAGERVKDAYLMTSRSAAVLLVSRPAA